TACAACTTATAAACCACTTTTCAAACTGGCTTGGATAAATTGATCCAATTCACCGTCCAATACTGCCTGGGTGTTGCCTGTCTCCACTCCTGTTCGTAAATCCTTTATGCGCGACTGATCCAGCACATACGAACGTATCTGACTGCCCCAGCCAATATCCATTTTGGAGTCTTCAACCGCCTGCTGGTCCATATTGCGTTTCTGCACTTCCAACTCGTACAACTTGGCCTTCAATTGTTTCATAGCAGTGGCTTTATTTTTATGCTGGGAACGATCGTTCTGGCATTGCACCACGACATTGGTGGGTATATGGGTAATACGCACAGCCGATTCGGTACGGTTAACATGCTGACCACCGGCACCGGAGGCGCGATATACATCGATGCGCAAATCGGCGGGATTGATTTCAATATCAATATCATCATCCACTTCAGGCGATACAAATACCGATGCAAAAGAAGTATGGCGGCGGTTTCCGGAATCGAAAGGAGATTTTCGTACCAGCCGATGTACTCCCGTCTCAGTACGCAACCAACCGAAAGCATATTCTCCTTCAAAGCGAATTGTGGCACTTTTGATACCCGCCACCTCCCCTTCGGAAACCTCTATCAATTCGGTTTTGAAGCGACGCTTTTCACCCCAGCGCAAATACATACGCAGCAACATTTCCGCCCAATCTTGCGCTTCGGTTCCGCCTGAACCCGCCTGGATATCCAAAAAAGCGCTGTTCGCATCCATTTCACCGGAAAACATGCGGCGAAATTCCAAGGAATCCAATTCTGTCTCGTAGGAATCCAAATCGGCGACCACCGAGTTTACGGTATCTTCATCCCCTTCCTCATCGGCCAGTTGCAGTAACTCCGAGGCATCCAGCAAACCTTTTTGTAAGCGGGTCAAGCCGGTAACAGCAATTTCCAGTTGGGCACGTTCCCGGCCCAATGTCTGAGCTCTTTGCGGATCGTTCCATATTTTCGGGTCTTCCAGCTCCCGCGTTACTTCAACCAGCCGTTCGCTCTTAGTATCCAGGTCAAAGATACCCCCTCAGGGCATCCACCCTGGCGGTCATATCTTTAATACGCGCATGAATTAATGCAGTTTCTATCATAGTGATATCGTCAATAACAAAAACGGGCAATCATACACCAGCGCGCTGCATTCATAAAGGCTTGCACACACCACTAAACCGTCTCAAGGGTTTCCCGCCTTACTGCGGTCCCGGCAGGGCGCCCCCCTTCCAGAGGCCTAATATGTTGCACCAACAGCTGCAAGGAGACTTTGCCGTTGTATTCATTGATTCCCAATTGATAGACCAGTAACACTTTTTGCACTTGCAAAGGCCAGTGTTCATCGGTCACACCAAAAGCGATCGCATCCAACTCTGTTTTACCTTGACTGGGTCGCAATCTCAATTTTAGATGCTTTTCACCCACCACCCGCCGTTCCAGTAATTCAAATTCACCATCAAACAGCGGTTCCGGAAAAGCCTGTCCCCAGGGACCACCGAACTTAATCAGGCGAGCCAGTTCCAGGTTCAGATACTCCAGCGGTAACTCGCCATCAGTCATTACAGTATGGCCGATGTCAGCAGGGCTGATATGGCGCCCCACTTCAGCAGCAAACTCTTTGGAGAATTCCTCATAGGCCCGCCGCTCCAGAGTCAATCCGGCCGCCATGGCATGGCCGCCAAATTTTTTCAACAAATGAGGTTTTCGAGCCGCCACCGCATCCAGCACATCGCGTATATGCACGCCGCTAATGGAACGAGCCGATCCCTGAATTAAACTATTTTGGGGCTTATCACTCACATCAGCAAAAGCAATCACCGGTCGATGCACTTCATCTTTGATTCTTGATGCCAGGATTCCGATAACCCCTTTATGCCAGGCACCGTCGTATAAACACAGACCCAAAGGTAAATCCTGCTCCTCCCCCAGATGCATGTCCTGCAACCATTCCATCGCATCGCGCTTCATTTGCGATTCGACCTGTTTGCGATCCTGGTTTAAGCGGTCCAGCTCCCGCGCTAAGGCCAAGGCCTGCTCCGGACTATCCGTTAACAAACATTCGATACCGATGGACATATCTTCCATGCGTCCCGCTGCGTTCAAACGAGGCCCGAGGGCGAAACCCAAGTCCGCAGCCACCACACTGTTTTGACGTCGACCGGACACCTGGATCAATGCCTGAATCCCGGCGCAACAGCGGTTTTTTCGTATTCTGGCCAAACCCTGCGCCACCAAAATTCGATTGTTCCTATCCAACGCGACCACATCGGCAACCGTACCCAAAGCCACCAGATCCAGAAGTTGCGCCAGATTAGGCTCCACTTGCCCTTTTTGACGAAACCAATCGCACTCCCTCAGTGACGCTCTTAAGGCCAACATCACATAAAATATAGTACCCACCCCGGCTAGAGACTTGCTGGGAAATGCATCGCCCATACAATTGGGATTCACAATAGCGTCTGCCGACGGCAAGGTTGCTGCGGGCAAGTGATGGTCCGTCACCAACACTTTAACCCCCAAGGCCTTTGCCCGTTCCACACCTGCGTGACTGGAGATGCCATTGTCAACCGTTATGATCAAGTCCGGCGTATAATCCCGGGCCAGATCAACGATTTCCTCTGTCAAACCATAGCCAAAATGAAACCGATTGGGTACCAAATAAGACACTGATGTCAAACCAAACAATCGCAAGGCCCGTACAGCCACGGCGGTGCTGGTGGCACCATCGGCATCAAAATCCCCCACCACCAACACCCGCTGTTGTTGATCCAATGCCTGGCGTAATAACGCAACTGCTGCGCTTAAGCCACCCAAAGCCTCATGGGGCAACAGCTGCTGTAGTGAAGATTGCAATTCCTGTTGTGATTCCACCTGGCGTGATTGATACACCCGGTTCAATACCGGGTGCGAATCTAAGACTATATTTTTATTGCCGGTTTTCCTGCGAACAATGGTAAATTCCATACGCTCCGTACTTCCTTATTTTGCCGGATTGGTTTTGTCTGTCTGGTTTTATCTGCGTGTAAGCGCGTATAATAAACGACTCCGACCAGGAATATAACATGAGCAAAGAATTCATCCCGCTAAACATAGCCGTTCTCACTGTGTCTGATACGCGAAATGATGCGGATGACAAATCCGGTCGTCTTCTGGTTCAGCGTCTGCAACAGGCCGGACACCACTTGGCTGACAAACAAATTGTCAAAGACGATATTTATCAGATTCGCGCCGTGGTATCTGCCTGGATTGCAGCGGCCGGTGTCAACGTCGTTGTGAGCACAGGCGGCACCGGCGTCACCGGTCGTGACGGCACACCTGAAGCTATTGCTGTATTATTAGACAAAACCATCGAAGGCTTTGGCGAACTGTTCCGTTCCATCTCCTATCGCGACATTAAAACCTCGTCGCTACAGTCCCGCGCCCTGGCGGGGGTAGCCAACGGTACTTATGTATTTTGCCTGCCGGGTTCCAGCGGCGCCTGCACCACCGCCTGGGATGAGTTAATCGAAGCTCAGTTGGATCACCGAACCTCCCCTTGCAACCTGGCCATGCTCATTCCCCGACTTCAAGAAAAATAGAAGAGCCGTTAACTATCTGTTTTCAATAAATTTCATTATTCGACCTCCGATCCCAGATACCACTTAAGATTTATTTCACATATCCGTTATTAGAACTGATGAAATAAGAAAACGTGACAGAACCGGCGGCCACCGGTTCGTTGGAGCTTGCCAACCATCATCGTTCTAAGCTTTTCTATTTATTGGGATTTTATGATGTCCAGAGGTTTTTCCTTAATTGAACTAATGATAGTTTTGGCCATAATGGCCATTATTGTGGCATTCGCCATCCCCGCCTACGAGGACTATGTGGACAGCAGCAATATCGCTGTTGCCAAAGCGGATTTAGTGAAAGTGTCCCAAGCGATCGAACAATATTATCTCAAAACCAGCAGTTTCCCGAATTCCCTGACAGATATAGGCTTTGACACCTACCAAGACCCATGGGGTAACAATTACCGCTACCTCAATATAAGCACCGTCACCACCGGTGTTGGCCCTTTAAGAAAAGATCGCAATCTCAATCCCGTCAATTCCGACTATGATCTGTACAGCGTCGGCAAAGATGGTGTCACATCCTCCAATTTTTCCGCTCAACGTGCCTTGGACGATATTGTCAGGGCCAATAATGGAAAATACATAGGTTTGGCCTCAGATTACTAGTATTCCAGCCATGCGCTTTAACATCACGCTATTCCAAAGCAAAGTCACACGACGAATGTTTATTCTGTTCGTCTTATCCGCATTGGTTCCTGTAAGCGTACTCACCTTAATGACTTATAAACAAATCGGTGTGCTTATTGATAAGCAAAGCACTCAGTTTTTGCACCAAAGCAGTAAAGCCATTGGACTGCGTTTATTTGAAAAACTACAAAACATGGCAACAGTCACGGACCGCTTCAATACTTTGCAAATAACAAATGAATCCGAGCAAAGTACAATACAAAAGAAAATACAACAAGACCGTCTCCTGGACCGGCTCTTCAGCAATATCAGCTTACATAAGAAAGGTAAAAGCTGGCAACTCTTGGGGGACAAACCGGATTTACCACCTTTATCCATAAGTGAACATAACCGTTTGAGTAGTGGCGGCCATGTACTGGTATCGGAGATCAATGAGAACGGTGACAGAGAATTTTACTTAATAAAACAAGTTAACCCCGGTCGCCAATTACTGGTTACCCATATTAGCTCATCTTATCTTTGGGATATCGATCACTTTTTGCCCTCGGACACGGAAGTATGCATTCTCGATCATTTGTACAAAATTCTATTCTGTACAAACAATATTAAACTGATAAAGGATCAAACACCGGCCGTGTTATCTGCAGCGCAGACCCACTCTTCCTTTGATTGGGATTATGGTGATATGGAATACACCGCCTATGTCCGACCGCTGTTTCTCAAAGGCGCTTTCCAAAGCCCGGATTGGACCATTGTGTTGTCGACCCCCAAAGCTCGCATACTAAAACCTCTAAAACGATTTCAAAACTTGTTTCCACCTTTGATAGCGCTGTCCATATTACTAGTTGGCTTGTTGAGCAGCCATCAGATTCGGAAAAGCCTCATTCCTTTGGAAAAACTGAAACAAGGGACACAAGAGATTTCCGAAGGCAAATTCACCGCGAATGTGGAAATTCACAGTGGTGATGAGTTTGAAGACCTGGCACAGTCCTTTAACAAAATGGCAAAAAAACTGGACACGCAGTTCAAAAGTCTACAGATCGTTGCTGAAATTGACAGGATCATGCTCTCCTCGCTGGATGCCAACTATATTGTCGAAACCGTAATGGATCGAATAAAAGATATTACGGAAGCTGACAAAAGCTTGATCTATAGAACCAGTACGCAACTAAACAACGAAGCGGCCAAAATATCCATCTATCACGCCAGCGTCGCCCTCAGCACTGCGGAAACCGAATTGCTGCAACGTAATCCCCGTTACATTTTTGTTCGTAACACAAACGAATTCCCTCTGTTTCTAAAGGATCTTAGTTATGAGGGTGCACGATGCCTGGTCATGCTCCCCATTTATTTGAAAAATGAACTGCATGCCACCGCCGTGGTTGCATACAATGAAGAAGTGGATTTTGATCAGTATGATTTCCAGCACGCTCGGGAACTGTCGGACCGAATCGCCGTCGCCCTGACCAATGCCGATTGGGAAGACAGGGTCTATCGGCAAACCAACTATGATTCGGTAACAGGTTTACCCAACCGAAAACTATTATCAGACCGGCTGGAACAAGCCATGCAGCGGGCCAGAAGGGATCACACCCAGATCGCCATCCTGCTCATTGATCTTGATCGTTTCAAAGCAATTAACGACTCCCTGGGGCAATCATCAGGAGACAATATACTAAAACTGCTGGGTGGACGTTTTCAACATTGTATACGCGAAACCGATACCCTGGTGCGTTTTGGTGGTGATGAATTTGTTGTAATCATGTCCGACATCCCAACCAGTAACAATATGGTCAACATTGTGAATCCACTGGCCAAGTCGCTGCTAAATGCGGTTATTTTGCCTTTCAAAATCGGCGGCCATGAGATCAATATAACTGCCAGCCTGGGCATTGCCCTTTTTCCCAGCGACAGTCGTAACGCAGGTGATTTATTGAAATATGCGGAATCGGCCATGTATCATGCGAAATCTATGGGCAAAGGCGGCTACCTGTATTACTCAAAAGATATAGATGCCACCACCCTGTCACAACTGGTTCTGGAAAACGATTTACGACACGCATTTCAAAAAGACGAACTGGAACTGTATTATCAACCTCAATTCGAGTTACAAACAAACACCATAGTATGTGCTGAAGTTCTGGTTCGTTGGAACCACCCCAAGCTGGGATTGTTGACACCGGATAAGTTTCTACCCCTGGCATTGAACACCGGCCTGATGGTGCCCTTAGGGAATTGGATAGTATCCAAAACCATTGAACAAATACACAACCGTATCCAAAACAACATACCCCTGATTCGTGTCGCCATCAATATCTCCGCACATCATTTCAATACAGGCAACCTGGTGGAGAAAATTCGCCAAGCCATGTTGGAGAAACAAATCAGTTCTGAAATACTGGAACTGGAAATCACGGAAGACACTGTCATGAGCGACTTGGATAAAACGTTTAATATTCTGCAGGAACTAAAGCAACTGGGCATAAAACTCGCCATTGACGATTTTGGTACCGGCTACTCCTCGCTCAGTTACTTAACTCGATTCCCCATTGACTATTTAAAGATAGACCAGTCGTTTGTTAAAGAACTGCCTCATAGCAACAGCGTTTCATCCATTGTTGCCGCGACTATTGCCATGGCACACAGTTTGAATCTAAAAGTCATTGCCGAAGGAGTCGAGAACAAACAACAACTGGAATTCTTACGCAATAAGAATTGCGATATCGTTCAGGGTTTTCTATTGAGCAAACCTCTACCCCAAGATAAATTAGTCCGGTTGTTAATCACAAAGGACCGGGATGATCGCACTGCCGCGTCCTGAAACGGTACTCCAATTAACTTTCCATCGGCCACTCCCAACATCAGTTAATATATACACCGGAAACAGCGTCACCTGACTTGCAGTCCTCTGAGGTTATAATCGTCCCAAAATGCCACACCAAAACAGTCAGCATTGCTTTTTCCATTAAAATAAATCAAAATGCTGGCCCATGAAAGACAGCATCAACACTCGGATATGTTAAAGCCTTTCACAGGCGCGACGGTTTCTTACCACCCCTTCCCCATATACTACATTCACAGGTTGAGATTAACTCAACCTGGCACTACAGTTGCTTCAGTAAAACTATGACGGTAGGAGCAACTCTTCTTGCGCTGCGACGGGCACGCGGTCTCAGTTTAACCGACATTGAAAACATGACCGGCATAAATAAAGGTGCCCTATCAAAATTTGAACGAGGTATCGAAGGATTGGGCCAACAAAAATTGGATAAGTTGTGTACATTGTACGGCACGACTCCTTCCGTAATCTATGCCATTGCGCGAGCTGCCACCCATAATCCCAAATTATTGTCAGAACAGGAAAAATTACAATCACTGGTAAAAAATTTATCTAAACTGATAAATAGATACTTGGCTGCCAGTGATTCAGTTCGAACGGATGTGGAAAAACTGTTGAGCAAAACTAAATAGGCACAAACCAACGACACACACGTTCGAATATCGACGGCATCAGAAGGAGTTTGATGTATGCAATTGCAGGAGTTAATCGACAACCCGGAACTGCCTTCATTACCTGAAGCGATTGTTCGACTTAATGACGCCGTGGCGCAAAACAAGTCGTTAAAAATCATCAATTCAATTATTAGTCATGAACCGGGATTGTCAGCTCGCACCCTGGAACTGGCCAACAGTGCCTGGTACAGACGCCAACAATCGGTGGACACGGTGCGCGAAGCCATCGCCATCATTGGCATTGATTCATTGCAGCAACTATTGTTGGCAAGCTCGGTGACTCGAATATTTTTTGGTGTCCCAGAGAAACTCATGGACATGAACACATTTTGGAACGATGCCATACGTTTTGCCTGCTACGCAAAAAGCGTGGCGGAGCAATGTGGTGAAGCAGCGGTTTCTGCCCAACTTTTTACCGCCGGTTTACTGACACCCATCGGCAAACTCATCCTGCTTTTATATGCACCCGATCAAGCTGCTGCATTGCTACAAGGCAAAGGTGGTTTTGAGGAGGAACAACAGACTCTGGGATTCAGCTGCAATCAAATATCAGCCGCCCTGCTAAAAAAGTGGCGTACGTCCGAAGCACTACATGCTCCTATAGGCTGTTATCACGCCCCGCAGCATTGCAGCGCACACCAAACCAGC
This region of Gammaproteobacteria bacterium genomic DNA includes:
- the prfB gene encoding peptide chain release factor 2 (programmed frameshift), with product MIETALIHARIKDMTARVDALRGYLDLDTKSERLVEVTRELEDPKIWNDPQRAQTLGRERAQLEIAVTGLTRLQKGLLDASELLQLADEEGDEDTVNSVVADLDSYETELDSLEFRRMFSGEMDANSAFLDIQAGSGGTEAQDWAEMLLRMYLRWGEKRRFKTELIEVSEGEVAGIKSATIRFEGEYAFGWLRTETGVHRLVRKSPFDSGNRRHTSFASVFVSPEVDDDIDIEINPADLRIDVYRASGAGGQHVNRTESAVRITHIPTNVVVQCQNDRSQHKNKATAMKQLKAKLYELEVQKRNMDQQAVEDSKMDIGWGSQIRSYVLDQSRIKDLRTGVETGNTQAVLDGELDQFIQASLKSGL
- the recJ gene encoding single-stranded-DNA-specific exonuclease RecJ, whose product is MEFTIVRRKTGNKNIVLDSHPVLNRVYQSRQVESQQELQSSLQQLLPHEALGGLSAAVALLRQALDQQQRVLVVGDFDADGATSTAVAVRALRLFGLTSVSYLVPNRFHFGYGLTEEIVDLARDYTPDLIITVDNGISSHAGVERAKALGVKVLVTDHHLPAATLPSADAIVNPNCMGDAFPSKSLAGVGTIFYVMLALRASLRECDWFRQKGQVEPNLAQLLDLVALGTVADVVALDRNNRILVAQGLARIRKNRCCAGIQALIQVSGRRQNSVVAADLGFALGPRLNAAGRMEDMSIGIECLLTDSPEQALALARELDRLNQDRKQVESQMKRDAMEWLQDMHLGEEQDLPLGLCLYDGAWHKGVIGILASRIKDEVHRPVIAFADVSDKPQNSLIQGSARSISGVHIRDVLDAVAARKPHLLKKFGGHAMAAGLTLERRAYEEFSKEFAAEVGRHISPADIGHTVMTDGELPLEYLNLELARLIKFGGPWGQAFPEPLFDGEFELLERRVVGEKHLKLRLRPSQGKTELDAIAFGVTDEHWPLQVQKVLLVYQLGINEYNGKVSLQLLVQHIRPLEGGRPAGTAVRRETLETV
- the moaB gene encoding molybdenum cofactor biosynthesis protein B — its product is MSKEFIPLNIAVLTVSDTRNDADDKSGRLLVQRLQQAGHHLADKQIVKDDIYQIRAVVSAWIAAAGVNVVVSTGGTGVTGRDGTPEAIAVLLDKTIEGFGELFRSISYRDIKTSSLQSRALAGVANGTYVFCLPGSSGACTTAWDELIEAQLDHRTSPCNLAMLIPRLQEK
- a CDS encoding type II secretion system protein GspG is translated as MPAYEDYVDSSNIAVAKADLVKVSQAIEQYYLKTSSFPNSLTDIGFDTYQDPWGNNYRYLNISTVTTGVGPLRKDRNLNPVNSDYDLYSVGKDGVTSSNFSAQRALDDIVRANNGKYIGLASDY
- a CDS encoding EAL domain-containing protein, translated to MRFNITLFQSKVTRRMFILFVLSALVPVSVLTLMTYKQIGVLIDKQSTQFLHQSSKAIGLRLFEKLQNMATVTDRFNTLQITNESEQSTIQKKIQQDRLLDRLFSNISLHKKGKSWQLLGDKPDLPPLSISEHNRLSSGGHVLVSEINENGDREFYLIKQVNPGRQLLVTHISSSYLWDIDHFLPSDTEVCILDHLYKILFCTNNIKLIKDQTPAVLSAAQTHSSFDWDYGDMEYTAYVRPLFLKGAFQSPDWTIVLSTPKARILKPLKRFQNLFPPLIALSILLVGLLSSHQIRKSLIPLEKLKQGTQEISEGKFTANVEIHSGDEFEDLAQSFNKMAKKLDTQFKSLQIVAEIDRIMLSSLDANYIVETVMDRIKDITEADKSLIYRTSTQLNNEAAKISIYHASVALSTAETELLQRNPRYIFVRNTNEFPLFLKDLSYEGARCLVMLPIYLKNELHATAVVAYNEEVDFDQYDFQHARELSDRIAVALTNADWEDRVYRQTNYDSVTGLPNRKLLSDRLEQAMQRARRDHTQIAILLIDLDRFKAINDSLGQSSGDNILKLLGGRFQHCIRETDTLVRFGGDEFVVIMSDIPTSNNMVNIVNPLAKSLLNAVILPFKIGGHEINITASLGIALFPSDSRNAGDLLKYAESAMYHAKSMGKGGYLYYSKDIDATTLSQLVLENDLRHAFQKDELELYYQPQFELQTNTIVCAEVLVRWNHPKLGLLTPDKFLPLALNTGLMVPLGNWIVSKTIEQIHNRIQNNIPLIRVAINISAHHFNTGNLVEKIRQAMLEKQISSEILELEITEDTVMSDLDKTFNILQELKQLGIKLAIDDFGTGYSSLSYLTRFPIDYLKIDQSFVKELPHSNSVSSIVAATIAMAHSLNLKVIAEGVENKQQLEFLRNKNCDIVQGFLLSKPLPQDKLVRLLITKDRDDRTAAS
- a CDS encoding helix-turn-helix domain-containing protein; this encodes MTVGATLLALRRARGLSLTDIENMTGINKGALSKFERGIEGLGQQKLDKLCTLYGTTPSVIYAIARAATHNPKLLSEQEKLQSLVKNLSKLINRYLAASDSVRTDVEKLLSKTK
- a CDS encoding HDOD domain-containing protein, which encodes MQLQELIDNPELPSLPEAIVRLNDAVAQNKSLKIINSIISHEPGLSARTLELANSAWYRRQQSVDTVREAIAIIGIDSLQQLLLASSVTRIFFGVPEKLMDMNTFWNDAIRFACYAKSVAEQCGEAAVSAQLFTAGLLTPIGKLILLLYAPDQAAALLQGKGGFEEEQQTLGFSCNQISAALLKKWRTSEALHAPIGCYHAPQHCSAHQTSAHILKLAALLSLNDSNGEGKPEDSPSYKTLKLSADSLNLIHQTAKEAIHNAKSLVGL